From a single Vibrio toranzoniae genomic region:
- a CDS encoding CvfB family protein has translation MKLAKAYQRSRIISAKFKVETILMINIGQINNLEVVKQAEFGVFLDASDYGTVLLPKRFTPEGVEIGQKLDVFLYIDSDNQIAATTEKPIAQVGQFGLMTVEGVNSTGAFMSWGVKGKDLLVPFSEQRGRLNEGQSILVYVYIDKASSRIVGTTKFNKWLDNTPATYKQNEQVDLIIAERTQLGYKAIVNGEHWGMIFPSEIIGKLFIGKMLKGYIKNVREEDGKIDLSLQKIGVEKMDDLSIKVLDLLEKKGGYLPLNDKSSPEVIFSAFRTSKGTFKKTIGGLYKSGKITIDKEGISLVK, from the coding sequence ATGAAACTAGCGAAAGCATATCAGAGATCACGTATAATCTCCGCCAAATTTAAAGTAGAGACAATCTTGATGATTAATATTGGTCAAATAAACAATTTAGAAGTAGTAAAACAAGCAGAGTTCGGCGTATTCCTTGATGCTAGTGACTATGGAACTGTGTTGCTTCCGAAACGGTTTACTCCTGAAGGTGTGGAAATTGGTCAAAAACTAGATGTTTTCTTATACATTGACTCTGACAACCAGATTGCGGCAACCACAGAAAAGCCTATTGCTCAAGTGGGTCAGTTTGGCTTGATGACTGTCGAAGGTGTCAACAGCACTGGTGCATTCATGAGTTGGGGCGTGAAAGGTAAAGACCTACTGGTTCCTTTCAGTGAGCAACGTGGCCGCTTAAACGAAGGTCAATCAATCTTAGTATATGTGTATATCGATAAAGCATCTAGCCGTATTGTAGGTACAACGAAGTTCAATAAGTGGTTAGACAATACACCTGCTACTTATAAGCAAAACGAGCAAGTGGATCTGATTATCGCTGAACGCACCCAATTGGGTTACAAAGCGATCGTGAATGGTGAACACTGGGGCATGATTTTCCCATCGGAGATTATCGGTAAGTTGTTCATTGGTAAAATGTTGAAAGGTTACATCAAAAACGTTCGTGAAGAAGATGGGAAAATCGATCTGTCACTTCAGAAGATTGGTGTGGAGAAAATGGATGATCTAAGTATTAAGGTTCTTGATCTGCTTGAGAAGAAAGGCGGTTACTTGCCTTTGAATGATAAGTCTTCTCCTGAGGTTATTTTCTCTGCATTTAGAACCAGTAAAGGTACTTTTAAGAAGACAATTGGTGGTTTGTACAAATCTGGTAAAATCACTATCGACAAAGAAGGTATCAGCTTAGTGAAATAA